In the Bacillus shivajii genome, one interval contains:
- a CDS encoding CidA/LrgA family protein, whose amino-acid sequence MIDFWKLARGLLLIFAVYIVGMQINSHILPWVPGSIIGMLLMFTLLMIFGEKLSVWLQDAAKLLIKYMPLFFVPVTVGIIQYENLASVFGVFFFGLMMVSSLLMIFLVSVVLDQVEAKKEKAVSWD is encoded by the coding sequence ATGATAGATTTTTGGAAATTAGCAAGAGGGCTGCTCTTGATTTTTGCCGTTTACATCGTTGGTATGCAAATCAATAGCCACATCCTTCCGTGGGTACCAGGCAGTATCATCGGTATGCTTCTCATGTTCACATTACTTATGATTTTTGGCGAAAAATTAAGTGTCTGGTTACAAGACGCAGCCAAACTACTAATCAAGTATATGCCTCTCTTTTTTGTACCTGTCACAGTCGGGATTATTCAGTATGAAAATTTAGCGAGTGTATTTGGTGTCTTTTTTTTCGGACTCATGATGGTAAGCTCACTACTTATGATTTTTCTTGTTAGTGTCGTACTAGATCAAGTCGAAGCGAAAAAGGAGAAGGCCGTATCATGGGATTAA
- a CDS encoding NAD(P)/FAD-dependent oxidoreductase: protein MKYVVIGGGIVGACAAYFLSKKECDVTLIDKAFDGKATSAGAGIICPWISTVDDPDWYAIASRGALYYPELIASLKEDGEIETGYRFTGALATSEDLAELKELKEKVDEKKAVQSEVGDVQILEAPEAQKLFPPLDKHLHALYVSGSARLDGKLLANALVEGFKKNGGKFFEEKVTLSKQEDGKIAVDTSEGTVTADQVIVAGGAWTNDLLNPLGLNINVEAQRGQIAHLTVGEDTSNWPVVLPQDSSHYMVAFDDNRIAFGATREVGSGFDYRLTAGGVQEVLNEGLGVAPGLADATLKEVRVGFRPMSPDLKPLLGRVPQYSNLIIATGLGASGLTMGPYVGSLAAKLALNEQIELDLAPYDPMR, encoded by the coding sequence ATGAAGTATGTAGTCATAGGTGGGGGCATTGTTGGAGCTTGTGCAGCTTATTTTTTATCGAAAAAAGAATGTGACGTCACGTTAATCGATAAAGCGTTTGATGGGAAGGCGACATCAGCTGGAGCGGGAATCATTTGTCCATGGATTTCAACAGTGGATGACCCAGACTGGTATGCGATCGCAAGTCGTGGGGCGCTTTATTATCCAGAACTGATCGCTTCACTTAAGGAAGACGGTGAAATCGAAACAGGCTATCGTTTTACAGGGGCTTTGGCAACGAGCGAGGACCTCGCCGAGTTAAAGGAGTTAAAGGAAAAAGTTGACGAGAAAAAAGCCGTGCAATCGGAAGTAGGGGACGTTCAAATACTAGAGGCACCAGAAGCACAAAAGTTATTCCCACCACTAGATAAACACTTACATGCGTTGTACGTTTCAGGGTCTGCTAGACTTGACGGTAAGTTACTAGCAAACGCGTTAGTGGAAGGATTTAAGAAAAATGGCGGCAAGTTCTTCGAAGAAAAGGTTACGCTCTCAAAGCAAGAAGATGGCAAAATAGCGGTAGACACTTCTGAAGGGACTGTTACCGCCGACCAAGTGATTGTCGCTGGCGGAGCATGGACGAACGATTTGTTAAATCCGTTAGGGTTGAACATTAATGTGGAGGCACAACGCGGTCAAATCGCTCATTTAACTGTAGGTGAGGATACATCGAACTGGCCTGTTGTTTTGCCACAAGATAGTAGTCATTACATGGTTGCATTTGATGATAATCGAATTGCTTTTGGCGCAACACGGGAAGTCGGGAGCGGGTTTGACTATCGTTTAACTGCCGGTGGCGTTCAAGAAGTGTTAAATGAAGGACTCGGTGTGGCACCAGGTTTAGCTGATGCGACGTTGAAAGAGGTAAGAGTTGGTTTCAGACCGATGAGCCCTGACCTAAAGCCGTTATTAGGGAGAGTCCCTCAGTATAGCAATTTAATTATCGCCACGGGATTAGGTGCCTCAGGTCTGACGATGGGCCCCTACGTCGGTTCACTCGCAGCGAAACTTGCCTTAAATGAACAGATCGAACTCGATTTAGCACCATATGACCCAATGAGGTGA
- a CDS encoding S-layer homology domain-containing protein: MSIIKHTILLVFLVAAVQFTFSKIAFGESSFPDLPKKYEDEINFLIAKEIIMGFSDGTFKPNDPVTRDDATAMIGRALQLNGDQTETEFSDVRKENHASGYIKQAVEQGIIQGFPDGTFKPSEVLTRGQMSAIISRAFPDLKRDEGMTIDFHDLNKGYFAYDSIQNIAASGITNGYPDHTFRPSNDVTRLEMALFLARALYEDFRVEAAQPPPLPTVAKTKTAKETDQIVTVVSTGGGHADIEYWKKTNGVWKRKMFVEGFVGSNGVSDNKVEGDRKTPTGSYAMPFAFGTENPGTKIDYWKITNTSYWISNVNDPQYNTWQERSTSHPHDEHLIAYRDQYKYAIVIDYNMEDPVPGKGSAIFLHVSNSTPTLGCVSVPESKMRYLMQELGSHARIIIAQDEDSLLNY; this comes from the coding sequence GTGTCTATAATCAAACACACTATACTTCTAGTTTTCCTAGTAGCAGCTGTTCAGTTTACTTTTAGTAAAATAGCTTTCGGTGAGAGTTCCTTTCCAGACTTGCCAAAAAAATATGAGGATGAAATAAATTTTCTAATAGCGAAGGAGATTATTATGGGTTTTTCAGATGGAACATTTAAGCCAAATGATCCCGTTACAAGAGATGATGCTACGGCAATGATCGGGAGAGCATTACAGTTAAATGGTGACCAAACTGAAACGGAATTTTCAGATGTAAGGAAAGAAAATCATGCTTCAGGATACATAAAGCAAGCTGTAGAACAAGGGATTATCCAAGGTTTTCCTGATGGGACGTTTAAACCAAGTGAGGTGTTAACCCGCGGACAAATGAGTGCAATCATTAGCAGAGCGTTTCCAGATTTAAAAAGAGATGAGGGGATGACGATAGATTTTCACGACCTTAATAAGGGTTACTTTGCTTACGATAGCATCCAAAATATTGCTGCTTCAGGCATTACAAACGGCTATCCAGACCATACATTTCGACCTTCTAACGACGTGACACGTTTGGAAATGGCGCTATTTCTTGCCAGAGCACTTTATGAGGACTTCAGAGTAGAAGCTGCTCAGCCTCCACCTTTACCTACCGTTGCGAAAACCAAGACAGCGAAAGAAACAGATCAAATTGTCACCGTAGTCAGTACAGGTGGTGGTCATGCAGACATCGAATATTGGAAGAAAACAAATGGTGTATGGAAGCGAAAAATGTTTGTCGAAGGCTTTGTCGGTTCTAACGGCGTTTCCGACAATAAAGTTGAAGGGGATCGGAAAACGCCAACCGGTTCATACGCTATGCCGTTTGCATTTGGTACAGAAAACCCTGGTACAAAAATAGACTACTGGAAGATCACAAACACGTCCTACTGGATATCAAATGTCAATGACCCGCAATATAACACATGGCAGGAGAGGAGCACCTCTCACCCACATGATGAGCACTTAATCGCATATCGTGACCAATACAAATATGCGATTGTGATCGACTATAACATGGAAGATCCTGTTCCAGGGAAAGGAAGTGCTATTTTCCTACACGTCTCTAATAGCACACCAACACTCGGATGCGTCTCTGTACCCGAAAGTAAAATGCGCTACCTTATGCAGGAGCTCGGTAGTCATGCCCGCATCATTATCGCCCAAGACGAAGACAGCCTATTAAACTACTGA